In Nematostella vectensis chromosome 2, jaNemVect1.1, whole genome shotgun sequence, one genomic interval encodes:
- the LOC5521105 gene encoding neurogenic locus notch homolog protein 1 isoform X38, which produces MATPFLSLAVALLALGYTVVAHRECQHYKVLNTADRASTRSQGNVLKCDQKEILTKAWYRFEGAAGSAMPTSPVPINRCGTHAPGWMEGSHPTVAEGIVTRKVCYHWSGKPCHWNNAIRVRSCGGFYVYELNRPPVCHLRYCGNGVSAPSKPLECRSYKKLDTADRAAGRPRGNVLKCDQKEILTKAWYRFEGAAGSAMPTSLVPINRCGTHAPGWMEGSHPTVAEGIVTRKVCYHWSGKTCHWNNAIRVRNCGGFYVYELNRPPVCHLRYCGNAEFDVNECSKNPCKNGGVCKNEHGGYSCACKAGFTGKNCEQDVNECSVNPCKNGGVCKNEHGGYSCACKAGFTGKNCEQAPSKPLECRSYKKLDTADRAAGRPRGNVLKCDQKEILTKAWYRFEGAAGSAMPTSLVPINRCGTHAPGWMEGSHPTVAEGIVVRKVCYHWSGKTCHWNNAIRVRNCGGFYVYELNRPPVCHLRYCGNAEFDVNECSKNPCKNGGVCKNEHGGYSCACKVGFTGKNCEQDVNECSVNPCKNGGVCKNEHGGYSCACKAGFTGKNCEQDVNECSVNPCKNGGVCKNEHGGYSCACKAGFTGKNCEQAPSKPRECRSYKKLDTADRAAGRPRGNVLKCDQKEILTKAWYRFEGAAGSAMPTSLVPINRCGTHAPGWMEGSHPTVAEGIVVRKVCYHWSGKTCHWNNAIRVRNCGGFYVYELNRPPVCHLRYCGNAEFDVNECSINPCKNGGVCKNEHGGYSCACKAGFTGKNCEQDVNECSVNPCKNGGVCKNEHGGYSCACKAGFTGKNCEQAPSKPRECRSYKKLDTADRAAGRPRGNVLKCDQKEILTKAWYRFEGAAGSAMPTSLVPINRCGTHAPGWMEGSHPTVAEGIVVRKVCYHWSGKTCHWNNAIRVRNCGGFYVYELNRPPVCHLRYCGNAEFDVNECSINPCKNGGVCKNEHGGYSCACKAGFTGKNCEQDVNECSVNPCKNGGVCKNEHGGYSCACKAGFTGKNCEQDVNECSKNPCKNGGVCKNEHGGYSCACKVGFTGKICEQDVNECSENPCKNGGVCKNEHGGYSCACKAGFTGKNCEQDVNECSENPCKNGGVCKNEHGGYSCACKAGFTGKNCEQDVNECSKNPCQNGGVCKNEHGGYSCACKAGFTGKICEQDVNECNKNPCQNGGVCKNEHGGYSCTCKAGFTGKNCEQDVNECSKNPCKNGGVCKNEHGGYSCACKAGFTGKICEQDVNECSENPCKNGGVCKNEHGGYSCACKAGFTGKNCEQDVNECSENPCKNGGVCKNEHGGYSCACKAGFMGKNCEQDVNECSKNPCQNGGVCKNEHGGYSCACKAGFTGKNCEQDVNECSKNPCKNDGVCKNEHGGYSCACKAGFTGKNCEQDMNECSKNPCQNGGVCKNKHGGYSCACKAGFTGKNCEQDVNECSKYPCQNGGVCKNEHGGYSCACKAEFTGKNCEQDVNECSKNPCKNGGVCKNEHGGYSCTCKAGFTGKTCEQDVNECSKNPCKNGGVCKNEHGGYSCACKAEFTGKNCEQDVNECSKNPCKNGGVCKNEHGGYSCTCKAGFTGKICEQDVNECSKNPCKNGGVCKNEHGGHSCTCKAGFTGKNCEQDVNECSKNPCKNGGVCKNEHGGYSCTCKAGFTGKNCEQDVNECSTNPCQNGGVCKNEHGGYSCVCKAGFTGKNCEQDVDECAGVNPCHHGGVCSNSHGGYSCKCASGYTGKNCEQDKNECKVNPCLNNGKCINTPGSYKCNCIDEYTGKHCETEPQEPGAPKYKELGCYKDNGNDKNKPRRTIPEMIANFRPQIDWHDMSKTVNECAKHAKEKGYEIFGVQFYGECYSGPTAEIDYERDGKAERGKCWAGVGGPSTNMVYRIE; this is translated from the exons ATGGCGACTCCTTTCCTATCGCTAGCAGTTGCACTGCT GGCCTTGGGTTACACGGTTGTTGCACATAGag AGTGTCAGCATTATAAAGTATTAAACACCGCCGACCGTGCGTCAACAAGGTCCCAAGGTAACGTCCTCAAATGTGATCAGAAAGAGATCCTAACCAAGGCCTGGTACCGATTTGAAGGCGCCGCCGGGTCTGCCATGCCTACATCGCCCGTCCCTATCAACAGGTGTGGTACCCACGCTCCGGGCTGGATGGAGGGATCACACCCAACAGTCGCAGAGGGTATTGTCACCCGTAAAGTCTGTTATCACTGGAGTGGTAAACCCTGCCATTGGAACAACGCTATTCGCGTCAGAAGCTGTGGGGGGTTTTACGTGTACGAGCTCAACAGACCGCCTGTTTGTCATCTTCGTTACTGTGGCAACGGAGTATCAG cccCGTCGAAACCACTAG AATGCCGAAGCTACAAAAAGCTCGACACAGCAGACCGTGCAGCTGGGAGACCGAGGGGTAACGTCCTCAAATGTGATCAGAAAGAGATCCTAACCAAGGCCTGGTACCGATTTGAAGGCGCCGCCGGGTCTGCCATGCCTACATCGCTCGTCCCTATCAACAGATGTGGTACCCACGCTCCGGGCTGGATGGAGGGATCACACCCAACAGTTGCAGAGGGTATTGTCACCCGTAAAGTCTGTTATCACTGGAGTGGTAAAACCTGCCATTGGAACAACGCTATTCGCGTCAGAAACTGTGGGGGTTTTTACGTGTACGAGCTCAACAGACCGCCTGTCTGTCATCTTCGTTACTGTGGCAACGCGGAATTTG ATGTGAATGAATGCAGCAAAAATCCGTGCAAAAATGGCGGAGTATGCAAAAACGAACATGGTGGATACTCTTGTGCTTGCAAAGCAGGATTCACGGGCAAAAACTGTGAACAAG ATGTGAATGAATGCAGCGTAAACCCGTGCAAAAATGGCGGAGTATGCAAAAACGAACATGGTGGATACTCTTGTGCTTGCAAAGCAGGATTCACGGGCAAAAACTGTGAACAAG cccCGTCGAAACCACTAG AATGCCGAAGCTACAAAAAGCTCGACACAGCAGACCGTGCCGCTGGGAGACCGAGGGGTAACGTCCTCAAATGTGATCAGAAAGAGATCCTAACCAAGGCCTGGTACCGATTTGAAGGCGCCGCCGGGTCTGCCATGCCTACATCGCTCGTCCCTATCAACAGATGTGGTACCCACGCTCCGGGCTGGATGGAGGGATCACACCCAACAGTTGCAGAGGGTATTGTCGTCCGTAAAGTCTGTTATCACTGGAGTGGTAAAACCTGCCATTGGAACAACGCTATTCGCGTCAGAAACTGTGGGGGTTTTTACGTGTACGAGCTCAACAGACCGCCTGTCTGTCATCTTCGTTACTGTGGCAACGCGGAATTTG ATGTGAATGAATGCAGCAAAAATCCGTGCAAAAATGGCGGAGTATGCAAAAACGAACATGGTGGATACTCTTGTGCTTGCAAAGTAGGATTCACGGGCAAAAACTGTGAACAAG ATGTGAATGAATGCAGCGTAAACCCGTGCAAAAATGGCGGAGTATGCAAAAACGAACATGGTGGATACTCTTGTGCTTGCAAAGCAGGATTCACGGGCAAAAACTGTGAACAAG ATGTGAATGAATGCAGCGTAAACCCGTGCAAAAATGGCGGAGTATGCAAAAACGAACATGGTGGATACTCTTGTGCTTGCAAAGCAGGATTCACGGGCAAAAACTGTGAACAAG cccCGTCGAAACCACGAG AATGCCGAAGCTACAAAAAGCTCGACACAGCAGACCGTGCCGCTGGGAGACCGAGGGGTAACGTCCTCAAATGTGATCAGAAAGAGATCCTAACCAAGGCCTGGTACCGATTTGAAGGCGCCGCCGGGTCTGCCATGCCTACATCGCTCGTCCCTATCAACAGATGTGGTACCCACGCTCCGGGCTGGATGGAGGGATCACACCCAACAGTTGCAGAGGGTATTGTCGTCCGTAAAGTCTGTTATCACTGGAGTGGTAAAACCTGCCATTGGAACAACGCTATTCGCGTCAGAAACTGTGGGGGGTTTTACGTGTACGAGCTCAACAGACCGCCTGTCTGTCATCTTCGTTACTGTGGCAACGCGGAATTTG ATGTGAATGAATGCAGCATAAACCCGTGCAAAAATGGCGGTGTATGCAAAAACGAACATGGTGGATACTCTTGTGCTTGCAAAGCAGGATTCACGGGCAAAAACTGTGAACAAG ATGTGAATGAATGCAGCGTAAACCCGTGCAAAAATGGCGGAGTATGCAAAAACGAACATGGTGGATACTCTTGTGCTTGCAAAGCAGGATTCACGGGCAAAAACTGTGAACAAG cccCGTCGAAACCACGAG AATGCCGAAGCTACAAAAAGCTCGACACAGCAGACCGTGCCGCTGGGAGACCGAGGGGTAACGTCCTCAAATGTGATCAGAAAGAGATCCTAACCAAGGCCTGGTACCGATTTGAAGGCGCCGCCGGGTCTGCCATGCCTACATCGCTCGTCCCTATCAACAGATGTGGTACCCACGCTCCGGGCTGGATGGAGGGATCACACCCAACAGTTGCAGAGGGTATTGTCGTCCGTAAAGTCTGTTATCACTGGAGTGGTAAAACCTGCCATTGGAACAACGCTATTCGCGTCAGAAACTGTGGGGGGTTTTACGTGTACGAGCTCAACAGACCGCCTGTCTGTCATCTTCGTTACTGTGGCAACGCGGAATTTG ATGTGAATGAATGCAGCATAAACCCGTGCAAAAATGGCGGTGTATGCAAAAACGAACATGGTGGATACTCTTGTGCTTGCAAAGCAGGATTCACGGGCAAAAACTGTGAACAAG ATGTGAATGAATGCAGCGTAAACCCGTGCAAAAATGGCGGAGTATGCAAAAACGAACATGGTGGATACTCTTGTGCTTGCAAAGCAGGATTCACGGGCAAAAACTGTGAACAAG ATGTGAATGAATGCAGCAAAAACCCGTGCAAAAATGGCGGAGTGTGCAAAAACGAACATGGTGGATACTCTTGTGCTTGCAAAGTAGGATTTACGGGCAAAATCTGTGAACAAG ATGTGAACGAATGCAGCGAAAACCCGTGCAAAAATGGCGGAGTGTGCAAAAACGAACATGGTGGATACTCTTGTGCTTGCAAAGCAGGATTCACGGGCAAAAACTGTGAACAAG ATGTAAATGAATGCAGCGAAAACCCGTGCAAAAATGGCGGAGTATGCAAAAACGAACATGGCGGATACTCTTGCGCTTGCAAAGCAGGATTTACGGGCAAAAACTGCGAACAAG ATGTGAATGAATGCAGCAAAAATCCGTGCCAAAATGGCGGAGTATGCAAAAACGAACATGGCGGATACTCTTGCGCTTGCAAAGCAGGATTCACGGGCAAAATCTGCGAACAAG ATGTGAATGAATGCAACAAAAATCCGTGCCAAAATGGCGGAGTATGCAAAAACGAACATGGGGGATACTCTTGCACTTGCAAAGCAGGATTCACGGGCAAAAACTGCGAACAAG ATGTGAATGAATGTAGCAAAAACCCGTGCAAAAATGGCGGAGTATGCAAAAACGAACATGGTGGATACTCTTGTGCTTGCAAAGCAGGATTCACGGGCAAAATCTGCGAACAAG ATGTGAACGAATGCAGCGAAAACCCGTGCAAAAATGGCGGAGTGTGCAAAAACGAACATGGTGGATACTCTTGTGCTTGCAAAGCAGGATTCACGGGCAAAAACTGTGAACAAG ATGTGAATGAATGCAGCGAAAACCCGTGCAAAAATGGCGGAGTATGCAAAAACGAACATGGCGGATACTCTTGCGCTTGCAAAGCAGGATTTATGGGCAAAAACTGCGAACAAG ATGTGAATGAATGCAGCAAAAATCCGTGCCAAAATGGCGGAGTATGCAAAAACGAACATGGCGGATACTCTTGCGCTTGCAAAGCAGGATTCACGGGCAAAAACTGTGAACAAG ATGTGAATGAATGTAGCAAAAACCCGTGCAAAAATGACGGAGTATGCAAAAACGAACATGGCGGATACTCTTGCGCTTGCAAAGCAGGATTCACGGGCAAAAACTGCGAACAAG ATATGAATGAATGCAGCAAAAATCCGTGCCAAAATGGCGGAGTATGCAAAAACAAACATGGTGGATACTCTTGCGCTTGCAAAGCAGGATTCACGGGCAAAAACTGCGAACAAG ATGTAAATGAATGCAGCAAATATCCGTGCCAAAATGGCGGGGTATGCAAAAACGAACATGGCGGATACTCTTGCGCTTGCAAAGCAGAATTCACTGGCAAAAACTGCGAACAAG ATGTGAATGAATGCAGCAAAAACCCGTGCAAAAATGGCGGAGTATGCAAAAACGAACATGGGGGATACTCTTGCACTTGCAAAGCAGGATTCACGGGCAAAACCTGCGAACAAG ATGTGAATGAATGCAGCAAAAACCCGTGCAAAAATGGCGGAGTATGCAAAAACGAACATGGCGGATACTCTTGCGCTTGCAAAGCAGAATTCACGGGCAAAAACTGCGAACAAG ATGTGAATGAATGCAGCAAAAACCCGTGCAAAAATGGCGGAGTATGCAAAAACGAACATGGCGGATACTCTTGCACTTGCAAAGCAGGATTTACGGGCAAAATCTGTGAACAAG ATGTGAATGAATGCAGCAAAAACCCGTGCAAAAATGGCGGAGTATGCAAAAACGAACATGGTGGACACTCTTGCACCTGCAAAGCAGGATTTACGGGCAAAAACTGTGAACAAG ATGTAAATGAATGCAGCAAAAACCCGTGCAAAAATGGCGGAGTATGCAAAAACGAACATGGCGGATACTCTTGCACTTGCAAGGCGGGATTTACGGGCAAGAACTGCGAACAAG ATGTGAATGAATGCAGCACAAATCCGTGCCAAAATGGCGGAGTATGCAAAAACGAACATGGCGGATACTCTTGCGTTTGTAAGGCAGGTTTTACGGGAAAAAACTGCGAACAGG ATGTTGACGAATGTGCCGGCGTCAACCCGTGTCATCATGGCGGAGTCTGCTCTAACAGCCATGGAGGATACAGTTGTAAATGCGCGTCCGGGTACACCGGAAAGAACTGCGAACAAG ATAAAAATGAGTGTAAGGTGAATCCATGCTTGAATAATGGCAAGTGTATCAACACTCCGGGAAGCTACAAGTGCAACTGCATCGATGAGTACACCGGGAAACATTGTGAAACGG aACCTCAAGAACCGGGAGCAC CCAAGTACAAGGAGCTTGGATGCTACAAGGACAACGGCAACGACAAAAACAAGCCGAGACGAACTATCCCTGAAATGATTGCAAATTTTAGACCACAAATCGACTGGCATGACATGAGCAAGACTGTTAACGAATGTGCTAAACACGCCAAAGAAAAAGG GTACGAGATTTTCGGAGTTCAATTCTACGGTGAATGCTACAGTGGTCCTACTGCTGAGATAGACTATGAACGAGATGGCAAGGCGGAAAGGGGAAAGTGCTGGGCCGGTGTAGGGGGTCCTAGCACTAACATGGTATACAGGATTGAATAA